In Zunongwangia sp. HGR-M22, the sequence GGTTTAACACAAAAGCTTTTTTATGAGGAAGTGACCCTTCCCAATAGTGAATTATTTTCAGCTTCAAATTGGCAGACATCTATAGATTTAGGATTCAATTTTAATTCTTTCAAAAACCTCGATACTTATTTTACCATTGGTGGAGGCTATCAAGAAAGCTTCAATAATTTACAGTATTTCGATAATATCACTCCAAATAGGTGGACGGTTTCAGCAAGTTTAAAAGTATATTATTAAAACATGCGACACACGTTATTTAAAATTTTAATTTTTACGATAATTATAAGTTTTTTTGGTTTTAAAGCTTACCAAGAATATAATATAGATCGGTTACGTGAAATTTATAGCAGTGGTGATTCTTCAACCTGGCCAAAACCTAGCTTAGATTCTACAATTAATAAGGCTGATTTTAAAGATATAGGAAGTTTACCTGACGTTCAATTTCCGGTAGATAATCCGTATTCAGAAGCTAAAAAAGACTTAGGAAAAAGCTTGTTTTTTGATCCGCGTTTATCGTCTAGCGGACAAATTGCTTGTGCCAGTTGTCATGATTCTGAATTAGGTTGGGGCGATGGCCGCCGGCATAGTTTTGGGCATTTGAGACGAGAAGGTAGACGGAATTCAATGACGATTTTAAATTCGGCTTATGCTGAAACTCTGTTTTGGGATGGTCGCGCTAGTTCGTTAGAAGATCAGGCGCAATTTCCTATTCAGGATACGCTAGAAATGAATTTCCATATTAATTTAGCATCTGATAAAATTGCTGAAATAAGAGGTTATGAACCTTTATTTGAAGCCGCTTTTGGAGATAAAACAGTTAATAAAGAACGCATTCAAAAAGCCATAGCTACTTACGAGCGTACTGTTGTTAGTGGCCGAACAAGGTTTGATCGTTTTATAAAAGGCGAAAGCGAGCGCTTTACCGATCAGCAAGTACTAGGAATGCATTTATTTAGAACCAAAGCTCGATGTATCAACTGCCATAATACCGGATATTTTTCAGATAATAAATTTCATAATACCGGTTTAACGTATTACGGGCGACCTTTTGAAGATTTAGGGCGTTATGAAGTTACCGGTAATAAAGAAGATGTTGGGAAATTTAAAACTTCAACTTTACGAGAAATTAGTAGAACCGGGCCTTATATGCATAATGGGTTATTTCAAAATTTATACGGAATTGTAAATTTATATAGCGCCGGAATGCCACAACCAAAACGAAAAGATCATCAAGTAAACGATACGTTATTCCCAACAACTTCCCCTTTACTGAAAAAATTACACTTAACTAAAGAAGAGAAATATGCGTTAGTGGCATTTTTAAAAACTTTAGAATCGGTAAATCATCGGGAAACGCCACCAGAGCTTCCTGAATAATTTTATACCCCGAGTTCTTTAAAAACAGCAAAAACCCCAATAGATTTTGGGGGTTTTGCTGTTTTATAAAATTAATTGGTTTACTAATCGATGTGACCAATACTAAACAAACCATCTCCTTTTTTAATTGGAGGATTAAATGTTTTATAGAGTATCATTCCATCTACCGGGCAGTGTACATCTTTAAGATGATTTCCAAAAAGATCGGTGATATAGCCCAATTTCATTCCTTTTTTTACGTAGTCACCGCTGGTAAAATCACTGTAGAAAAAGCCGGTTTCTTCGCTATTAATTGTTGTGCGTTGTCCTATAAATACTGCTGTCTTATTTTCAGGAACTTTAACATCTGCCATATTAAGATGTCCTATTACATTCCATAGAGCTTGCTGAATTCTTTGTACAAATTTTTCTTCAACAATTCCCATTCGGCCACACTCTATATCTACTGCAGGTATGTCTTGTATAAATGCTTCGCGAGAGGTGTAAATTGCTTTATCTTTTAGGGTTTCCTGATTCCCAAATTGAACAATAAAAGGAAATCCCATAGCAACTGCAATGTCTTTTGCTTTATTCGAAATTTCAGGTTTATCAAAGTAATTATAGTAACCAGCATACGCACGCAAATCGTTATTATAATCGCCTGCGTGTACGTCGATATAAAAATCACAAACAGGAATTATCGTATTAGAAATCGTCCAGGCAAGGCGCTCGGTCATGCTACCATTTTGTTCTCCGGGAAATACACGATTTAAATTTTTCTGATCGATAGGATTTACGCGAAATGAACGATTTAAAAAACCTTCAACATTTGCTATATGTACCAAAATAATCGTACCTGATAAGTTTTTAGGATCAATGTCTTTGGCTAACTGTTGTGCAGCTAGAATTGGAACAAATTCGGTACCATGTACACCGGCAACAATACCAAGTACAGGACCTTCTTTTTGTCCATGAAATACAGTAACCGGAATCACAGAACTATCAGTATGGGTCTTAACCGGTAATAAAAATTCGGTTTTAGTACCTGGTTCTACCGAACGTTCTGCAAATTCAAAATTCTTTTGTTGCGAGAAACCAGCATTACAAATGCATATAAAGAGTACAATCAGAACTCTACTCAAATTAGATTTAATGATATTCATTAGATTAAATTTTGTGAATCATTATTATGCTTCAATAGTAAGCAATATTAAAATACTGTGTCGTTTTATATTTCAAAAATTGACAAAAACCAGAGAATTATTTCAAAAAAATCAAATAAGTTCTTACGACTGGAAATAAAGATAAAGTGCTGAAAGTTTTCAGACTAAATGATAAAATCTATGCTGGTTTTATTCAATAGTAATTCCCGAAGAAATGATCAATAAGATTATTGTCAGCTCAATTTTTAAGGAAAATAAGATATTTTTTGGGGATTATTTAAAGTCTGGAATCTCTGGAATTTTATCGCGAATTAGCTTATTATTCATTATAGCTTCTAGCGGAAAAAATTTTATTTTCTCTCCATTTGCTATACCAATATTGCCAAAACCAACTGAGACAATTTCATCGTATTTTGGTAGCGTAAAATCTAGATCACTTAAAATCCAGGTTTTGGAATTAGTATTGTAGTGATAAATCTTTAAATCCTGATTATTGACAATTCCAATAGAGGCTATGCCTAAAGGATCTAGCATTAGCGGGACAATTTTACCATTTTCTGGAAGATCAAAATCACTAACTTTATCATCAATTTCTGTCCATGCACCTTCTTTCGTATCGTAAAACCTAATCTTTTTATTTTCAATAATACCAATTGTTCCTAAACCAACAGACATCGCTTTTTGATGTTTCTTTAAATGAAAAGCCGGCGTTGAGTTCTTTCCCCAATTTCCCTCATTATTCACTGAATAAAACGAAATATCCTGATCTTTAATGACTCCAATTTTTCCTACACCTACAAAAAGAAGATCATCATTTTCTGGAATCTTAAAATCTGGCGTATCACATTGTTGCCATTGATCTGCTTCAACCTCATAAAATCTAATAATATCTTGCTTTATCATACCTAACATTCCCCATTTTAAAACACAAAAATTAGTGTTAGAGCCCACATTTAAAGTCTTACAACTCAAAATAAGAGTTAAAAGCAGAATACTAAACGAAATTATTTTTAGCGACTTATTCATACAGAAATGAAAGTTTATAGATTTAAAGGGCTTGTTGATTACAAACGCGAGATTACAATTTTTTTATCGAATCAATTAAAAAAGACAGGAAATATTTAAGGTTCTAAAATTAAGTTTATTTTTACTTCAATTAGAATTTGTAATTATTAGAACATCATTTTTATATGAAGAAAATTTTACTTACCCTAGCTGCCATATCTAGCTTATTAAGTTGTAAGCAAACAAAAGAAGAGCATCAGGCTAAATTACATTCACCACAAGACTCTAAATATT encodes:
- a CDS encoding cytochrome-c peroxidase, with protein sequence MRHTLFKILIFTIIISFFGFKAYQEYNIDRLREIYSSGDSSTWPKPSLDSTINKADFKDIGSLPDVQFPVDNPYSEAKKDLGKSLFFDPRLSSSGQIACASCHDSELGWGDGRRHSFGHLRREGRRNSMTILNSAYAETLFWDGRASSLEDQAQFPIQDTLEMNFHINLASDKIAEIRGYEPLFEAAFGDKTVNKERIQKAIATYERTVVSGRTRFDRFIKGESERFTDQQVLGMHLFRTKARCINCHNTGYFSDNKFHNTGLTYYGRPFEDLGRYEVTGNKEDVGKFKTSTLREISRTGPYMHNGLFQNLYGIVNLYSAGMPQPKRKDHQVNDTLFPTTSPLLKKLHLTKEEKYALVAFLKTLESVNHRETPPELPE
- a CDS encoding succinylglutamate desuccinylase/aspartoacylase family protein, which translates into the protein MNIIKSNLSRVLIVLFICICNAGFSQQKNFEFAERSVEPGTKTEFLLPVKTHTDSSVIPVTVFHGQKEGPVLGIVAGVHGTEFVPILAAQQLAKDIDPKNLSGTIILVHIANVEGFLNRSFRVNPIDQKNLNRVFPGEQNGSMTERLAWTISNTIIPVCDFYIDVHAGDYNNDLRAYAGYYNYFDKPEISNKAKDIAVAMGFPFIVQFGNQETLKDKAIYTSREAFIQDIPAVDIECGRMGIVEEKFVQRIQQALWNVIGHLNMADVKVPENKTAVFIGQRTTINSEETGFFYSDFTSGDYVKKGMKLGYITDLFGNHLKDVHCPVDGMILYKTFNPPIKKGDGLFSIGHID